A region from the Marinobacter sp. SS13-12 genome encodes:
- a CDS encoding SurA N-terminal domain-containing protein, which yields MLQDIRDNAQGTIAKVIIGLLIVSLSIWGMDAIVGGFSGEPEVATVNGDDITEREFLRVVQIESQRRLSEMDNPDPSLLDEDQIRRDVLESLIQEKVMIQDAGNQGLELSDQDIDSLITQMPQFQVDGSFNRDRFVATVRNLGMGVGEFRETMRKQYVVNQIRAGIAQSGIVAKEHVAQLLRIQNQTRDFRMVTLAEDTVSDQVEVTEAEIEAYYQDNQDAFQQPERVDAQYIALSRETLAEMVDVSEDELRDYYQERSSELAREERRAAHILIEDGEDAEETMSTIQERLSAGEDFSELAEEYSVDTVSAEEGGDLGFAGRGVYDEAFEEALFQLEKGEVSEPVSTSFGIHLIKLLDVQKSEVPPLEELEDELRRELARSRAEERFAEVRTELADLAYAADDLDGPAQDLGLEVREKSNITRDGGEAPFDHQGLVRQLFSEDVLQDGFNTELIDVGDNMSVVARVARYQEAQQQPLDEVSDEIRAALTRQKTREALDQRAETIISELESGKDLQEMGIGEWQSYDDQPRNNPTVGGAVMSGVFSLQRPEGDEAVYGSVMSGNGVAIIALEAVNEGNVNREGAEFSQLRTFLASLEGQREYQAYQQYLRERAEVERQ from the coding sequence ATGCTTCAAGATATTCGGGATAATGCCCAGGGCACCATTGCCAAAGTTATTATTGGCCTTCTGATTGTTTCACTTTCGATCTGGGGAATGGACGCGATTGTCGGCGGTTTCTCCGGCGAGCCCGAGGTTGCCACAGTCAACGGAGATGATATTACAGAGCGGGAATTTCTGCGCGTTGTCCAGATTGAAAGCCAGCGCCGCCTGTCGGAAATGGATAATCCCGACCCCTCCCTGCTTGATGAAGACCAGATTCGACGTGACGTGCTGGAGTCGCTGATCCAGGAAAAGGTCATGATCCAGGATGCCGGGAATCAGGGCCTGGAACTTTCGGATCAGGACATCGACTCTCTGATCACCCAGATGCCCCAGTTCCAGGTGGACGGGTCCTTTAATCGTGACCGGTTCGTGGCAACGGTCCGGAATTTGGGCATGGGCGTTGGCGAGTTCCGGGAAACCATGCGTAAGCAGTACGTGGTAAACCAGATTCGTGCGGGCATAGCCCAGAGCGGCATCGTGGCAAAGGAACACGTAGCCCAGTTGCTGCGCATTCAGAACCAGACACGTGATTTCCGTATGGTGACACTCGCTGAGGACACGGTGAGTGACCAGGTTGAGGTTACAGAGGCCGAGATCGAAGCTTACTACCAGGATAACCAGGACGCGTTCCAGCAGCCTGAAAGAGTCGATGCCCAATACATTGCCTTGTCACGGGAAACGCTTGCAGAAATGGTCGATGTCAGCGAAGACGAACTTCGTGACTATTACCAGGAGCGTTCATCGGAACTTGCCAGGGAGGAGCGTCGTGCAGCCCACATCCTGATTGAAGATGGTGAAGACGCCGAGGAAACCATGTCGACCATTCAGGAGCGGCTGTCAGCAGGAGAAGATTTCTCCGAACTGGCGGAAGAATATTCCGTGGATACCGTTTCGGCCGAAGAGGGTGGTGACCTTGGCTTTGCCGGGCGAGGAGTATATGACGAAGCCTTCGAAGAAGCCCTGTTCCAGCTCGAGAAGGGAGAAGTCTCCGAGCCGGTTTCCACCAGCTTCGGTATCCACCTGATCAAGTTGCTGGATGTGCAGAAGTCCGAAGTACCACCTCTGGAGGAGCTGGAAGACGAGCTTCGCAGGGAGCTCGCTCGCAGCAGGGCCGAAGAACGCTTTGCCGAAGTTCGCACGGAACTTGCTGATCTGGCTTATGCCGCTGACGATCTGGATGGTCCGGCGCAGGATCTTGGCCTGGAAGTGCGGGAGAAGAGCAATATTACCCGTGACGGTGGCGAGGCGCCATTTGATCACCAGGGGTTGGTGCGCCAGTTGTTCTCGGAAGATGTTCTGCAGGATGGCTTCAATACCGAACTGATTGATGTCGGCGATAATATGTCAGTGGTTGCCAGGGTGGCCCGCTACCAGGAAGCCCAACAACAACCTCTGGACGAAGTGTCTGACGAGATCCGTGCGGCACTGACCCGCCAGAAGACCCGCGAAGCGCTGGACCAACGCGCAGAAACCATTATCTCGGAGCTGGAATCCGGCAAGGATCTTCAGGAGATGGGCATCGGGGAATGGCAGTCCTATGACGACCAGCCGAGAAACAACCCCACTGTGGGTGGTGCTGTCATGTCCGGAGTGTTTTCTCTCCAGCGGCCTGAAGGTGACGAAGCGGTCTATGGCTCGGTCATGTCCGGAAACGGCGTGGCAATTATTGCCCTTGAAGCCGTCAATGAAGGGAACGTAAACCGCGAGGGGGCCGAGTTCAGCCAGCTACGCACCTTCCTGGCTTCCCTGGAAGGCCAGCGAGAGTATCAGGCATACCAGCAGTACCTTCGGGAGCGCGCTGAAGTAGAGCGCCAGTAA
- the pulA gene encoding pullulanase-type alpha-1,6-glucosidase, which translates to MPDHKLVAGGWALALSLALVGCNSGSSNSPSDPGDSGGGDSTALLKPGENEAILYYKRPEGDYDGWGLHLWNDAASGCDGLAEGVPTEWSNPHPYTGVNDTYGAYYVIPMRDGGDCMNFIMHKGDEKDLGGTDKRWHFGALGNRIFTLSGSELLSPDPIEAEGLTISGAKAHWLDGNTLVFADSGNAARVELRYDASAGIRVDDGNKTLDGGTTIALSATALSPELEQAFPHLADWPAYSVDTDAQTRAEALRSQLVAGTYNADGELTSATRLQLPGVLDDLYAYDGGLGARVNGADTDFAVWAPTARNMRLHVFNADGTMVSGYPVDMTRNNGVWTHTGNTADVDRKFYQYEVTVFHPRTDAIETTMTSDPYALSLSENGVYAQVVNLADSDLKPANWDTLSTPPMLAPEDVVVYETHIRDFSATDETVPAGNQGKYAAFTETLSDGMAHLGAMANAGITHLHLLPTFDIATINEDPAEVVNIDDDFSRLCDLSDEAAEDYASYCASGNTIGTVLESFDPTTGDAQALYATFRGLDSFNWGYDPVHYTVPEGSYASDADGVTRILEFRRMVQSATSLGLNVVLDVVYNHTNASGLADKSVLDKLVPGYYHRQNPETGMVEQSTCCENTASEHRMMEKLMIDSLVTWTSEYSISGFRFDLMGHHMLSNMEKALAVVKAVDPDTYFYGEAWNFGEVANNARGTNAIQANMAGSGIGSFNDRLRDAVRGGGPFDGGDALRANQGFANGLFSIPNDRNSGSDAEKERLLQVSDWIRIGIAGSLRDYNLVTADGSTRSGAEIDYNGQNAGYTSDPQEIVNYVSKHDNQTLWDNNQYKADFATTPQERAQMQVVGLSVPILSQGIPFIHMGSELLRSKSMERDSYDSGDWFNEVDFSYQETAWNRGLPRQDKDGANWDLITEIIGQFEIGPTSSEIDYTRDQVQKLLSVRSESELFRLQTAEDISERLDFHNTGPDQLPGVILFSLDDGPDNGLADLDSDVEQIVVVINSTGSEQSLDTSLNDLFTIMADTSPGNNAVAVNGTFTVPALSVAVFSR; encoded by the coding sequence CTACACTGGAGTCAACGACACCTACGGCGCCTACTACGTCATCCCCATGCGCGATGGCGGAGACTGCATGAACTTCATCATGCACAAGGGTGACGAAAAGGACCTGGGTGGTACTGACAAACGCTGGCACTTCGGAGCCCTGGGCAACCGCATTTTTACCCTCAGCGGCAGCGAGCTGTTGTCGCCTGATCCGATTGAAGCCGAGGGACTGACCATCAGCGGCGCCAAAGCTCACTGGCTGGATGGCAATACCCTGGTGTTTGCGGACAGCGGCAACGCTGCCCGGGTTGAGCTTCGCTATGATGCCAGCGCAGGCATCCGTGTTGATGACGGCAACAAGACCCTTGATGGTGGAACGACCATTGCCCTGAGCGCCACAGCACTGTCGCCAGAGCTGGAACAGGCATTCCCCCACCTGGCTGACTGGCCCGCCTACTCCGTTGATACCGACGCGCAGACCAGGGCCGAAGCGCTGCGTAGCCAACTGGTTGCAGGCACCTACAACGCAGACGGCGAACTGACATCAGCCACCCGCCTGCAACTTCCCGGTGTATTGGACGACCTGTATGCCTACGATGGCGGCCTTGGTGCCCGTGTTAACGGTGCAGATACCGACTTTGCGGTTTGGGCACCCACGGCCAGGAATATGCGCCTGCACGTGTTCAACGCCGACGGCACCATGGTCAGTGGCTACCCGGTAGATATGACGCGAAACAACGGCGTCTGGACGCACACCGGCAACACGGCGGATGTTGACCGCAAGTTCTACCAGTACGAGGTAACGGTCTTCCATCCTCGCACCGATGCCATCGAAACCACGATGACCTCGGACCCTTACGCCCTCAGCCTGTCAGAAAACGGGGTGTATGCCCAGGTGGTCAACCTGGCTGACAGCGACCTCAAGCCCGCCAACTGGGACACTCTGAGCACGCCACCCATGCTCGCGCCGGAAGACGTGGTGGTGTACGAAACCCATATTCGGGATTTCAGTGCCACCGATGAAACGGTGCCTGCGGGCAATCAAGGCAAGTATGCCGCATTCACCGAAACCTTGAGCGATGGCATGGCCCACCTTGGTGCCATGGCCAATGCCGGTATCACCCACCTCCACCTGCTGCCAACCTTTGATATTGCCACCATCAATGAAGACCCGGCGGAGGTCGTGAACATAGACGACGATTTCAGCAGGCTTTGTGACCTGTCAGACGAGGCGGCAGAAGACTACGCCAGCTATTGCGCCAGCGGCAACACCATCGGCACGGTGCTGGAATCATTCGACCCCACGACCGGCGACGCCCAGGCCCTGTACGCTACTTTTCGTGGCCTGGACAGCTTCAACTGGGGCTATGACCCGGTTCATTACACGGTTCCCGAGGGCAGCTATGCCTCCGATGCCGATGGTGTAACCCGGATACTGGAATTCCGCCGGATGGTGCAGTCGGCCACCAGCCTGGGTCTGAATGTGGTGTTGGACGTGGTTTACAACCACACCAACGCCTCTGGCCTGGCCGACAAGTCGGTGCTGGACAAGCTGGTGCCCGGTTACTATCACCGCCAGAACCCGGAAACAGGCATGGTTGAGCAGTCCACGTGCTGTGAAAACACGGCCTCCGAACACCGGATGATGGAAAAGCTGATGATTGACTCCCTGGTCACCTGGACCTCCGAGTACAGCATCTCCGGTTTCCGCTTCGACCTGATGGGGCACCATATGCTGTCCAATATGGAAAAGGCACTGGCTGTGGTAAAAGCGGTCGATCCAGACACCTATTTCTACGGTGAGGCGTGGAACTTTGGTGAGGTAGCCAACAACGCCCGCGGCACCAATGCCATCCAGGCCAACATGGCAGGCAGCGGTATTGGCTCGTTCAACGATCGATTGCGCGATGCGGTACGCGGCGGCGGCCCGTTCGACGGCGGTGACGCCCTGCGAGCCAACCAGGGTTTTGCCAATGGCCTGTTCAGCATTCCCAACGACCGCAACAGCGGCAGTGATGCGGAAAAAGAGCGATTGTTGCAAGTCAGCGACTGGATCCGCATCGGCATCGCCGGCAGCCTGCGTGACTACAACCTGGTGACTGCGGACGGTTCCACCCGGAGCGGTGCCGAGATCGACTACAACGGCCAGAACGCCGGTTATACAAGCGATCCCCAGGAAATCGTCAATTACGTCTCCAAGCACGACAACCAGACGCTCTGGGATAACAACCAGTACAAGGCGGATTTCGCCACCACACCCCAGGAGCGCGCACAGATGCAGGTCGTCGGTCTGTCAGTGCCCATTCTCAGCCAGGGCATCCCGTTCATTCATATGGGCTCGGAACTGCTGCGCTCCAAATCCATGGAACGCGACAGCTACGACTCCGGTGACTGGTTCAACGAAGTGGACTTCAGCTACCAGGAAACCGCCTGGAACCGCGGTCTGCCCAGGCAGGACAAGGATGGCGCCAACTGGGACCTGATTACCGAGATCATTGGCCAGTTCGAGATCGGCCCCACGTCAAGCGAGATCGATTACACCCGGGACCAGGTGCAGAAACTGCTGTCGGTTCGCAGCGAAAGCGAGCTGTTCCGACTGCAAACAGCTGAAGATATCAGCGAACGTCTGGACTTCCACAATACCGGACCAGACCAGCTACCGGGCGTGATCCTGTTCAGCCTGGATGACGGCCCGGACAACGGGCTGGCTGACCTGGACAGTGATGTCGAACAAATAGTGGTCGTCATCAACAGCACCGGCTCAGAACAGTCCCTGGACACCAGCCTGAATGACCTCTTCACCATCATGGCTGATACCTCGCCGGGCAATAACGCAGTAGCAGTGAACGGCACCTTCACGGTACCGGCACTGTCCGTCGCTGTGTTCAGCAGATAG